The nucleotide window CCTGGTGCGTGGTGAAGTCGACAATGCGCGCGCGCGTGCTGATCGACGCCCTGTCGCTGCTGCCGCATGCCCTGCCAGGCATCGTCGTCGGCGTCGGGTTGATACTCGCCTGGAACCTGCCCTTCTGGCCGGTCACGCCTTACAACACGTGGGGCATTCTGCTGCTGTCCTACAGTTGCCTGCTGCTGCCTTACCCGGTGCGCTACACCAGCGCGGCGCTGCGCCAGATGGCTGCGTCGCTCGAAGCCGCGGCGCGTGTGCATGGCGCGCCGTCGGGCGTCACGCTGCGACGCATTACCCTGCCACTGGTCATGCCGGCGCTCGGCGCATCGCTGATGATCGTGTTCGCCATTGCCTCGCGCGAACTGGTCACCTCGCTGCTGCTCGCGCCGAGCGGCGTGCAGACGGTCTCGATCTTCATATGGCGCCAGTTCGAACAGGGTTCCATCGGACAAGGCATGGCGATGGGCGTGGTCTCGATGGCCGTGAGCGGCACCTTGCTCATGCTGGCCTCCCGACTGGGAGGCCGGCGCCAGGGCCACGCCTAGCGGCGCCAGCGCAGGGGACGCCGCAGCGGATGCCGCTGCGGCCCGACCGGCGCCCACACCGGCGAGGCTCCCGCCATGCCGGCCGCCTCGGGGCGGTAGTCGTCGTCGGCCACCCGGTCCATCGCCTCGGCCTGCTCATCTTTTTCGACGGTCTTGCTCGTGTCGATGAACAGCGCAGCCACCACGCCCGCGCCCAGCAGGGCCGCCGAAATGGCGAACGGCACGTTGTAGCTGCCGCTCGTCTCGATCAGATAGCCGAACGCCACCGGCGAAATCATGCCCGCCAGCCCGAAGCCGGTGTTCATCATCCCGCCCGCCGTGCCGGCGTACTTGCCCGCGATGTCGAGCGGCAGCGTCCACAGGACAGGGTTGGTGATTTCAAGGAAGAAGAACGACGCGGAGAGCAGCAGCACCGCCACGAGCGGATCGGACACCATCGTCATGGGCAGCAGGAAGGCGAGCGATCCCCCCATGCCCACCACCAGCACCGAGACGCGCGCGAAGCGCAACCGGCCGGTCGCCTTGTACAGCTTGTCGGAGACTACCCCGCCCAGCGTATCGCCAATCACACCGGCGAGCAGCGGCAATGCCGTGAACAGCGCCAGTCGCTTGAGATCGAACCCCTGCGACTCTCGCAGATAGGAAGGCATCCAGGTCAGGTACACCCAGAGCAGCCAGCCGTAGCAGAAGTCGACGAACGTCACGAGCCACATGCGGCGGATGAGCTTGCGCCATGGCGTCGCGGCACGCTTGGCCCGCTCGCAGTCGCCCGTGCGATAGCCGATCTCGGTCACTTCCTCGGGCGTGATGCGACGATGCTGGTCGGGCGTGTTGGTGAACACCTTCATGTAGAGCAACGTCCACGCGAGGCTCACGACACCGAGCACGATGAACGCTTCGCGCCAGCCGAACGCCACCACGATGGCGAGCACCACCGGCGGCGTGATCGCGCCGCCCAGGCGCGCAAAGCTGTGCGTGATGCCCTGGGCGAAGCCGCGCTCGCCCACCGGCATCCAGTACGTAAAGGCGCGCGTGGCGGTCGGAAACGCCCCGCCTTCACCGATGCCGAGCACGAAGCGCAACACCACCAGCGTGAGGATGCTGCCGGCAAAGCCGGTCGCGAGCGTGGCCGCGCCCCAGATCAGCGAGAGCACCGTCAGCACCAGCTTCGGCCCGAAGCGATCGGCGAGCCACCCGCCGAAGATCTGCATGGCGGCATACGGATAGGCGAAGGCGGAAAACACAAGCCCGAGTTGCACCGTCGTGAGTCCCATCTCCTGGCGGATGAACGGGCCGGCGACGGCAATGTTGACACGATCGATGTACGAGATGAAATACATCAGGCACATGACCGCAAGAATGATGTGGCGCGTCTTCACGCGACCGGTACGCTTGTCCATGTTGTCTCCTATGTATTTACGTCGCACACGTCATGCGTCTGCGATCGTGTCCTGCCGGTGAAACCATGCCCGGCCGGCGGCCGGCGCACGTGGGGGCGCTAACGTTGCAACAGCTTCAGGCGCTGCACCTTGCCCGACGGTCCGCGAGGAAGATCCGTCACGAAGTGAAACGCCTTCGGCGTCTTGTAGCGCCCGAGCGTCTTCAGGCAGTGCTCGCGCAGCGCCGCCGCGTCGGGGGGCATGTACGCCACGCCATCCACGCTACCCGTGGCATCCGCGGTGTCGGAGCCGTCCGGGCCACCCGCGCCGCGCACCACCACGAAAGCGACGATCTCCTGCCCGTACGCGGCGTCGGGCACGCCAACCGCGGCCGCTTCGAGCACTCCCGGGTGGCGCAGCAGGGCCTCGTCGATCTCGCGCGGTGCGATGTTCTCGCCGCCCTTGATGATCAGCTCCTTCGCACGACCGGAGATGTAGAAGTAGCCGTCCTCGTCGCGATGCCCGAGGTCGCCCGTGCGCAACCAGCCATCGGCCGTGAAGGCGTCGGCGGTTTCGTCGGGCCGCTTGTAATAGCCGCGCATGACCTGGGCGCCGCGCAGGACGAGCTCGCCGGTCTCGCCGGGTTCGGTCTGGGAGCCATCGCGCCTCACGACCTTTGCCTCTGCACCCGACGGCAGGCCGATGCTGCCGATGCGGCGCCGCGAGGCATCGTAGGGGTTGCTGAATACAGGCGCCGCCGTCTCGGTCATGCCCATCGTCTCGATGATGCCGATGCCGAATCGCGCCTCGAATGCGCGATGGTGCTCGGCCGGCAGCGCTGCCGACGCACTGCGGCAGAATCGCAGGCCCGCCAGCACCGCGCGCTCAGGCGCCGGCGCTTCGAGCAGATACGCCACGATGGTCGGCACCACGTTGATCCACGAGCAGCGCGAAGTGCATACGTCGTGCCAGAAGGTGCGTGCCGAAAAGCGCGGCGCCATCACGACCGATCCACCGTGGAAAAGCGGCGTGAGCAGCGTGACGACCAGCCCGTTGATGTGATAGAGCGGCAGCGAAGCGAGCACGCGATCATCGTGGGTCAGGCGATGCTCCGCACTGATGAACGTTGCGTTGGTCAGCAGGTTGGCGTGTGTGAGCAACACCCCCTTCGGCACGCCCGTCGTGCCCGACGTGTACATGAGCAATGCCACGTCGCGCAGGTCGGGCGACGCGGGCGCGCGAGGCCCGTCGAGCACGGGGATCTCCGGGGACGCGCTGGCGTCCGGCGACGTGCAAACGAGCGCGACCGACCGCGTCATGCCCTGCGCGCGCGCCGCATCGAGCGCCGCCTGGACGGCCGGGAGCATCGCCTCGGACACGAAGACGAGGCGCGTGTCCGAATGCTCGACGATGTATTGCATCTGCGCCGGCTGACACAGCAGATTGATCGGATTGACGATCAGGCCGCTGTACATCGCCGCAAGAATCAAGCGAGCGGACTGGATACCGTTGCCCATACAGACCGACACGATATCGCCAGGCTGCAGCCCGGCTTGCGCGAAGCGGCGCGCGAGTTCGCGACAATCGTCACGCAGTTCGGCGAAAGTGAGCGCCGCGGCCACGTCGTCGGGGCGTGCGCCGCCCTCCGCCGCCGGAATCAGATACGGACGCGCGCCGAGCGCCGCCGCCCGCGCGTCGATCAGCTCACGCACGGTGGCCGCCGATGCCGTCAGCACATCGAGCGCCGGACCGTCGAGGTCATTGCACGGGGTCTGCCGCGCAATGGCGCCTGCCACCGGGGCCGGATTCATGGGGGCGTTCATCGTCCGTACCTCGCGAAATAGTCGGCCAGCAGATCGTCGGCCTCGGGCACCTGCGCGGCGATCGGGTACGCCACACGCGTGACGTTCAGGTACTGACGAAAGCCCAGGTTGTCGGTGAAGTTGTTTTTTCCCCATGTCCCGCAACCCATCGACAGCGAGAACGGCAGCCCGTTGTCGAAATTGCCGCCGGTGGCGAAGCAGTGCGCCTGGTTCACGATCACGCGCGCGACCGGCAACATCTGTCCCAAATGCACCGCCTGTGCCGGATCGGCGCCGTGCAGGCCCACGGAGTGACCCGCGCCCATGTACGCGTAGATACGCTCGACGAGCGCCACGGCATCGTTGAAATCGCGCGCCCGATACACGGTGAGCACCGGCGAGAGCTTCTCGCCGGAGAACGGATACGCCGGGCCGGTGCCGGTCTCCTCCACCATCAGGAACGACGGGCGTTGCGCGGCCACTGCGTCGAGCCCGGCGAGCTGCGCGATCACGTCGGCGGTCTTGGCCGTGCAGCGGCCACTGAGCTTGCCGTCGTGCCACATCGTCGCCTCGAGCGCGCGCTTTTGCGACGCATCGAGGAGCACGCCGCCTGCGGCACGTAGCGCGTCGAGCATGGCGTCGTACACGACAGTGTCGATCACCACGCTGTTTTCCGAGGAGCAGCTCGTGGCATTGTCGAAGGTCTTCGAGCGGGCGATCTTTTCGGCGGCGTCGCGCAGATCGGCGCTCGCCGAGACGATCGACGCCACATTGCCGGCGCCCACGCCGAAGGCGGGCGTGCCGCTCGTGTAGGCCATGCGCACGTTCGCCTGCGAACCGGTCGCGACCACGAGATCGGCCTGCCGCATCAGCGCCGCGGTAGCGGCCTTGGTCACAGGCTCGGGCAGCATCTGCACGAGGTCCGGCGACAGGCCCGCCTTTGCGAGTTCCGCGTGAATGAACCGCAGCAACAACGCACAGGCGCCATACCCCTTGGGCGAAGGAGCGACGATCACCGCATTGCCGCACTTGAGCGAATTGACGATCTTGTTCGCCGGCGTTGCGGCGGGATTGGTCGACGGCGTGATGGCGGCCACGACGCCGACCGGGCGAGCGATCTCGACGATCCCGCGCCGGGCGTCCTCGGCGATCACGCCATGCGTCTTGCGATCGTGCAGATCGCGCAACAAGCCGAGCGTCTTGCGAAAGTTCTTCTGGATCTTGTCGTCGACGTTGCCGAGTCCCGTGTCGTGCACGGCAAGCTCGGCGAGTTGCCGGTTGCGCGCCGGCGCCATGATCGCCCACGCGGCGGCCGCTGCGGCCGTATCGAGCGTCTGCTGCCCGCCCCGGGCGAAGTCGCGCTGCGCGGCGCGGGCGCGAGCGACGATCGCGCCCACCTGGGTCTCGATCTCGTCGGCGGCGGTGCCCGCCGGCGACGACGCATCGGCGTTCGACTGCGCGAGGGTCGCGCCGAAAGCCCGTGAATTCATGTGATGCCTCCTGGTTTTTTTATCGATTGAGCTCGCGTACTCAATCTAGCCAACCCGGCGGCGCCACAGGTCTCAAATTCCCGGACAAACCGGACACATCAGGAGGGTGTACAGGCTGTCCCGATATTCGGGACCGATAAAGTCCGCAAAAGTCATCAAACCGATGCAGAATCACAGGAAACAGCGCGCGCAACCACGACCCGGATCACGGCGCGGGCGTCGCGCAAAGGAGACGACATGACGGCATCGAACCAGTCGAACGCAGCCGCGGTGCGCGCGTTTCGGGTTCTCGAGACGCTCGCCGTGGCCGGTGGCCCGCTCTCGATGACAGACCTCGTGAACGCGCTGGGTCTGCCCAAACAGACCGTGCATCGCATCCTCACCCAGCTCAAGGACGCATGGCTGATCACCCGCAATGCGAGCGACCGTCGCTACGAGTGTTCGCCGCGCGTGCGCGCACTGGCGATCAACGTGTTGATGCAGACCGGCCCGGCGGCGGCGCGCCACGGACTGCTGCAACAGTTGGTCGCGAGCATTGGCGAGACCTGCAACCTCACCATGCTCTCGGGCAACGATGTGATCTACGTGGATCGGGTGGAGACGGAATGGCCGCTGCGCATGCACCTGCAGCCAGGCTCGCATGTCCCGCTGCACTGCTCCGCGAGCGGCAAGCTGTTGCTGAGCTTTCTTCCGAAAGAGCGGCGCGACCATCTGATCGACACGTTGCCGCTGCGCCGCTTCTCCGAGCGCACGTTCACCGACCGGACGGCACTGCGCACCGAACTCGAACGCACGCGACGTCGCAAGATGGGCATCAACGACCAGGAGCACTTGCAGGGCCTGATCGCGATTGCCGTGCCGGTCATGCTCAGCCGCAATCGCGCCTGCGCCGCCATCGCCGTGCAGGCGCCCATCGGCCGTCTTACGCTCGACGACCTGCTGGCCTTCGAGCCGGAGCTGCGCATCGCCGCGGAGGAGACCGCCAGGACGTTCCGGCACTGACCGCCCACCGGGGGGCCCGGCGGAACGTGCGAACGGTCGTCGTTCAGGTACCGCTCACCAAGCTTTCGAAGAGGTCTTCGCCGCCCATCTGCCCGCCCTTGAGCAGCACCTCCATGCCGTCTATCGCAGGCACGTCGCTGTGCAGCCGACACAGCGGGGCGCCTTGCGCCAGCGTGCCGGCGTAAGTCATGCCCCACGCGTCGAGCGCACGCATGCCGTGGCTCGACGTGTCGCCGCCCGCGATGGCCATGCGCGAGACTTCGGCGCCTTGCAATACTCGCCGCAGCAAATCCCCACCGGCACGCGCGAGCGCCAGCGCCGATACGCCGCTCGGCGAGGCGTGCGATGACGTCGACGCCTGCGAGACCTGCGATGCCTCCTGCGCTACCGTGCATGCCAGCGTGTGGTGACCCGCGCGCAGACGCCGCGACAGCTCGGCCGCCATCGCGTCGCGGTATCGTCCGTCGGACTCGACCAGTCGAGCCGCGTCGATACGACACACGTCGAACGAGCGGGCCGCACGCACCTGGGCCGCCGTGACGGGCGACAGACTGCCGGCGAGCACGAACACGGGACCGCGCGCCGGTGCCACACGCGTCGTCTCGGGCACCGCGCGCAACGCCATGGCACTCGCGAACGCCTCGGTCACGCTGCTCGGCCCGACCGTGAGCAACGCGGCACGCCGCGCCTGGCGCCAGAGCACCTCTCCGATGCGCGGCAGATCGGCGGGCACGGCCACGTCCCAGAGCACCGCGCGCGCGCCTTCCCGCCGTAACGCGTCCAGGCGTCCCGACAACGACTCGGCGGGCGTCGTCCAGGGCACGAGGCCGATGTCGGTGAGTCCCTGCGCGCCCAGATGCCGCCGCAGATCCGCCTCGTGCATCGGTGTCACCGGGTGCCGGCTCATGGTCGGATGGCGGTCGATACGGAACACTTCGCCGCCGGTGCCGGCCGCCGCGAAGAGATTGCCGAACAGACAGTACCGACCGAGGTTGGGCTGCCCGCCCAGCACGGCCGTCCATTCGCCCGGCATCGACGGCGCGAGCACTCGCACCGCCTCGCCGATGCTGCCCACGCCCGGCGCGCTGTCGAACGTCGAGCACGTCTTGTAGTGCAACACCGTGGGCTGCAAGCGACGTGCGAGCGCCGCGATCGGCGCCAGTTCCTCGCGCATGGCCTGTGGCGTGAGCGAGCGCGACACGCCTGCAATGCCGAGGCAGTCCAGACCGCGCAAGGCGTCGTCGGCCGCCATGGCTTCGAGCCTGGCCGAATCCGGCGGCGCGAGCAACAACAGGCTGCGCAGTCCCGCTCGGGCGGCCGTCGCCAGCGTGTCGGTGGCCCCGGTGAAGTCGTCGCCGTAGTACAGAAGGTGCGGGCGAAGCATCGTATCTGCCCTTGAAGTCATAAGTGTGTTGCGTGCGTGCTTCAGCGCCCGAAGAAGCGCATGGCGGCGGCGAGCGCGGGCGCATGGCGTGCCGCTTCATCGAGCGACTGCCCGGCGCGCATCGCCTGCCACGCGTCGCGCAGGCTCTGCACGCCGGCGCCCGCCCCGTCGGGATGCGCGAGAATGCCGCCTCCCGCCATGAAGAGCAGGTCGTCGCGCCCAAGCGCCTGCCAGGTCGCGGGCACCGTGCCGGCCCACTGACCGGAAGAAAAAGCGGGCATGACGCGATCGTCCGGGCCGTCGCCCGCATCGACGCAAAGCGGGGCATAGCAATCAAGCGCGGATTCGATGACCTCGTCATCGGGCTGCGCGAACTTGCCTTGCAGACCGTGCACGTGCATGTGATCCACGCCCGCGAGCCGCCAGAGCGCCTGATAGGCCTGGAAGCCGATGCCTAGCATCGGGTCGCGCGACATGGCGCCGTAGCCGTTCCGATGGCCGTGGATCGCCAGCGGCGTATGTCGACGCAGCGTCGTGACCGCCGAAAAGCCGCACCAGTTCAGACTGACCATCACGCAATTGCCTCCCTCGCGTTGCACGAGGTCGGCGTGACGCAGCATCTCTCCGGTCTCGTCCGTGATGTTGAAGGCCACCATCACCTGCTTGCCCGTGCGTTCGCGGTGCGCGCGCACTGCCGCCATGACCGCCGGCACGCGCTCGGCCAACGGCGCATGCACGGGGTTGGCGCACACCTCGTCATCCTTGATGAAGTCGACGCCCGCGTCGCACAGGCGCGAAACGAGCGCGGCCGTCTCGTCGGCGCGCATGCCGACGTTGGGCTTGAGGATCGTGCCGACGAGCGCACCCTGTGCCACGCCCGTGGCCCGGCGCGTGCCATCGATGCCGTAGCGCGGGAAATCGAATTGCCGACGATAGGCCGACGGCATCGCAACGCGCTCCAGGCGCATGCCCGTCACTTCCCCCAGGTCGTACAGGTTGCCCGCCAGCGTGGCGGCCAGCGTCGGCAGATTCGCCCCGACGTTGTCGCACGGAAACGCGATGCGCACCCGTGCGCGATGCCACGGTCCATTGCCCGCTCTCGGGTCCGTCGCGGCCAGACGATCGAGAAAGGCGTTCGGCAACGACGCGCGCGAGGCCTCGCCCACCCGCTCGACAGACTCGACCGTGGCGCGGGCACGGGCGCGCAACGCATCTGTCTCGCCCGCCACCCGGGTGAAGGTGCCGCAGGACTGCTCGCCGGCCATGACTTCGGCGACCTGCTCCGGGTCGAGCGGCGTCTCGATCAGGTATGTCGCACTCAGTGTCCGGTTCATAGCTTCGACAGATCGGGAAACTCACGCACCGGGTCGCTGCCATCCCACTGGGCGGCCGCCTCGCGAATCATCCTGAAGAGCGTGCCCTTCGGCCCCGCGACCTCGGACAATTCGATCGTGGTGCCCGGATGGCATCCCGCCTCCTCGCTGCGGTCCTCGAAATAGACGAAGCGTCCGTTTTCGCCCACCTCGCCGCTCATGCAAACCTCGAATCCGGCCGCACGCGCACGCGCGAGGTCCGCGTCGAAGTTCTCCGTCCAGTAGGCAACGTGCTGCGCGCCGCTGCGACCGGCATTGAGGAAGTCGCGATACATCGAGGGAACGTCGTTGCGAATCTGGAGCAGCTCGATCTGAAGGCCACCCGCGTTGGCGAGCGCCACCGCGTTGTGCGGTTCGAAGTGCGCCCCGCGATAGGTGTAGTTGCGGATCGGCACCCGGGGGTTGTAGTACCACGGCCCCACGCCGAGCACGCCGGACCAATAACGCATTGCCGCCTCGATGTCGGGCACGAGGTATGCCACCTGGCGAATCTCGCCAAAGAATCTGCTCATGGATCTTCCTGTCGTTCTATGTCATATGGCGACGCAAGACGCAAGACGTACGCCGCCGTCTTCGTTATCGAAGAAAACCTGTCGAGATCCAGGGGAACGCCGCCACCGCGATCAATCCGACGATCAGCGCCGCGAGATATCCCCAGATCGCGCGCATGCCCTTGGCGGGATCGACCCGCCCAATGGCGCAGGCCGCGTAGTACCCCACGCCGAACGGCGGCGCGAACAGTCCCAGCCCCATCGAGAGCACCACGATCATTGCGTAGTGAACTTCGTGGACCCCGACCGCCCGCGCGATCGGGAACATCAGCGGTCCGAACAGCACGATCGCCGGGATGCCCTCGAGCACGCTGCCGAGAATGACGAAAGCGACCACGGAGACGGCGATGAATCCCGCCCCGCCGCCTGGCACTCGTTCCATGGCTGCGGCAAGGTCCTGCGCGAACCCTGATTGCGTGAGGCCCCAGGCCATGCCGGTGGCCGCGCCGATGATGAAGATGATCGCGCCCGACAGGGCGGCCGTCTCGACGAGCATGGGCATCAGGCGACGTGCGTCGAACTGGCGATAGATCAGCAGGCCGGCCAGCACCGAGTACGCAATGCCGATGGTCGAGACCTCGGTGGCCGTCGCGATACCCTCGACGACCGCGGCGCGAATCACGAACGGCAGGGCCAACGCCGGCAAGGCGTAAGTGAAGGCCCGCAGCATTTCCTTGCGGTTCGCTTTCGCAACGCCGGACAGGTCTTCGCGGCGATAGCGCCACCACACCACGCAACACAGGGCGATGCCCAGTACCACGCCGGGCAGCAGGCCGCCGGTGAAGAGTGCCGAGATCGACACGCCCGTGACCGAACCGATGGTGATCAGTACGATCGAGGGGGGAATCGTTTCCGTCTGCGCCCCCGTCGTGGACAGCAGCGCCACGAGATCGCCCGGGTCGGCGCCGCGCTTCTTCATCTCGGGGAACAGCACCGGCGCGATCGCCGCCATGTCGGCCGCCTTCGAGCCGGAGATGCCGGACACCAGGTACATGCCACCGATGAGGACGTAGCTCAGACCGCCGCGCACGTGACCGAGCAAGCTCGCGAGAAAGCGCACCATCGCCCGCGCCATGCCGGTCATCTCGATGAGCAGGCCGAGAAAGACGAACAGCGGCACCGCGAGCAGGATCAGATGCGACATGCCCTCGTCCATCCGGCCGACCAGCACCACCAGTGGTGTGCGCGTCGTGAGGGCAAGAAAGCCGAACGTCGCCAGCGCGAACGAGAAAGCGATCGGCACGCCGGCGAACACGCACGCGCCCACGACCCCCGCGAAGAAGATGACGAGATTCCAGCGCCCGAGCGGTTCGAGCACGGGGCCGAGCAGCCAGAACGCGGCGCACACCGCCGCGACGACGGCGATGGCCTGCACGGCGCGCACCGGTGTCGCGGTGCGAAGCAGACGCACCCCGCCCGCGAGCATCATCAGCGCGACCCCCACGGGCAACGCCGCGGCGCGCCACGCGTTGCTGATCTCCATCGCCGGCGTGATTACGAACGCTTCCTCGGAGGCATACTCGTACGCCGGATGCGCGATGAACACGAGAAACGCCAGCGCGGCGGCGATCGCCAGCACGTCGAGAAACGCCCGCGTGGACGGCGACGCCTTGCCCACGAATGCGGTCATGCGCATGTGCTCGCCCCGGCGCAGTGCGACCACCGCGCCGAGCATCGACATCCAGAGAAACAGGATGCCGGCGAGCTCGTCGCTCCAGACGAGCGGTGCGTGAAAGACATATCGCGCCACCACGCCCGCGAGCATGACGACAATGTCGGCGAGAACGAGCAGCGCGGCCGGGATCTCCGTGAGCCAGCCGATGGCCCGGTCGATCGCGCTCACGACGCCGCGCCGGCCGACCGGACTCGCATCGGGCACCGGCGGCTGTGCGGAAGACACGCCATGCGGCGAATGCACGGGGCCGGGCGTCATGTCAGGCCACCTTGCCGGCCGTGGCTTCGAGCAACGCCCAGGCCTGAGCGCCGAACTTCTTCTGCCACTCCGCGTAATAGCCCGACTTCTGCAATTGCGCACGGAACGTCTCCGGCGGCGCCGCATTGAATGCCAGCCCCTTGCTCGAGAGCTCGCTCTGCAGCCCCGTGTTGAGCTTATAGACGTCCTCGCGCTGCTTGATGGCCGCCTCGTTGAACGCACGCGCCACGATCACCTTGAGATCGTCGGGCAGCGCGCGCCACGACCGGCCGTTGACCACGAGGTGATAGCCGTCCCAGCTGTGGTTCGTGAGCGCGCAGTATTTCTGCACTTCATACAGCTTCGCCGTCTGCACGATGGCCAACGGGTTCTCCTGCGCATCGACCACGCGTGTCTGCAGGGCGGAATAGACCTCGCTGAACTGCAGGCTCGTCGGCGAGGCTTGCAGCGACTTGAACAGCGAGATGCCCATCGGGCTGACCGGCACGCGGATCTTCATGCCGGAGAGGTCGGCCGCCGTGGCGATCGGCTTGTTGCCGGTGGTGATCTGACGGAAGCCGTTGTCCCACATCTTCTCGAACGTGTAGAGGCCTGTCTTGGCGAAGGCCTCGCGAATGCTGTTGCCGAGCGGGCCGTCGACCGCACGCCACACCTGATCGTAGTTCGAGAACGCAAAGCCGACCGCCGTGATCGCGCTGATGGGCGCGAGCGTCGCAATCACCATCGTGCCGGCGTTGAAGATGTCGATACCGCCGTTGCGCACCTGCGCAAGCATGTCGGTGTCGCCGCCCAGCTGGTTATTGGGGAACACGCGCAACTCCATGCGGCCGCGGCTTTCGGTGGCGATGCGCGCGGCCACCTCCTGCGCCCGTACGTTCAGCGGGTGGCTGACGGGCAGATTGT belongs to Pandoraea pnomenusa and includes:
- a CDS encoding MFS transporter, encoding MDKRTGRVKTRHIILAVMCLMYFISYIDRVNIAVAGPFIRQEMGLTTVQLGLVFSAFAYPYAAMQIFGGWLADRFGPKLVLTVLSLIWGAATLATGFAGSILTLVVLRFVLGIGEGGAFPTATRAFTYWMPVGERGFAQGITHSFARLGGAITPPVVLAIVVAFGWREAFIVLGVVSLAWTLLYMKVFTNTPDQHRRITPEEVTEIGYRTGDCERAKRAATPWRKLIRRMWLVTFVDFCYGWLLWVYLTWMPSYLRESQGFDLKRLALFTALPLLAGVIGDTLGGVVSDKLYKATGRLRFARVSVLVVGMGGSLAFLLPMTMVSDPLVAVLLLSASFFFLEITNPVLWTLPLDIAGKYAGTAGGMMNTGFGLAGMISPVAFGYLIETSGSYNVPFAISAALLGAGVVAALFIDTSKTVEKDEQAEAMDRVADDDYRPEAAGMAGASPVWAPVGPQRHPLRRPLRWRR
- a CDS encoding AMP-binding protein, with protein sequence MNAPMNPAPVAGAIARQTPCNDLDGPALDVLTASAATVRELIDARAAALGARPYLIPAAEGGARPDDVAAALTFAELRDDCRELARRFAQAGLQPGDIVSVCMGNGIQSARLILAAMYSGLIVNPINLLCQPAQMQYIVEHSDTRLVFVSEAMLPAVQAALDAARAQGMTRSVALVCTSPDASASPEIPVLDGPRAPASPDLRDVALLMYTSGTTGVPKGVLLTHANLLTNATFISAEHRLTHDDRVLASLPLYHINGLVVTLLTPLFHGGSVVMAPRFSARTFWHDVCTSRCSWINVVPTIVAYLLEAPAPERAVLAGLRFCRSASAALPAEHHRAFEARFGIGIIETMGMTETAAPVFSNPYDASRRRIGSIGLPSGAEAKVVRRDGSQTEPGETGELVLRGAQVMRGYYKRPDETADAFTADGWLRTGDLGHRDEDGYFYISGRAKELIIKGGENIAPREIDEALLRHPGVLEAAAVGVPDAAYGQEIVAFVVVRGAGGPDGSDTADATGSVDGVAYMPPDAAALREHCLKTLGRYKTPKAFHFVTDLPRGPSGKVQRLKLLQR
- the sauS gene encoding acylating sulfoacetaldehyde dehydrogenase; translated protein: MNSRAFGATLAQSNADASSPAGTAADEIETQVGAIVARARAAQRDFARGGQQTLDTAAAAAAWAIMAPARNRQLAELAVHDTGLGNVDDKIQKNFRKTLGLLRDLHDRKTHGVIAEDARRGIVEIARPVGVVAAITPSTNPAATPANKIVNSLKCGNAVIVAPSPKGYGACALLLRFIHAELAKAGLSPDLVQMLPEPVTKAATAALMRQADLVVATGSQANVRMAYTSGTPAFGVGAGNVASIVSASADLRDAAEKIARSKTFDNATSCSSENSVVIDTVVYDAMLDALRAAGGVLLDASQKRALEATMWHDGKLSGRCTAKTADVIAQLAGLDAVAAQRPSFLMVEETGTGPAYPFSGEKLSPVLTVYRARDFNDAVALVERIYAYMGAGHSVGLHGADPAQAVHLGQMLPVARVIVNQAHCFATGGNFDNGLPFSLSMGCGTWGKNNFTDNLGFRQYLNVTRVAYPIAAQVPEADDLLADYFARYGR
- a CDS encoding IclR family transcriptional regulator → MTASNQSNAAAVRAFRVLETLAVAGGPLSMTDLVNALGLPKQTVHRILTQLKDAWLITRNASDRRYECSPRVRALAINVLMQTGPAAARHGLLQQLVASIGETCNLTMLSGNDVIYVDRVETEWPLRMHLQPGSHVPLHCSASGKLLLSFLPKERRDHLIDTLPLRRFSERTFTDRTALRTELERTRRRKMGINDQEHLQGLIAIAVPVMLSRNRACAAIAVQAPIGRLTLDDLLAFEPELRIAAEETARTFRH
- a CDS encoding four-carbon acid sugar kinase family protein: MLRPHLLYYGDDFTGATDTLATAARAGLRSLLLLAPPDSARLEAMAADDALRGLDCLGIAGVSRSLTPQAMREELAPIAALARRLQPTVLHYKTCSTFDSAPGVGSIGEAVRVLAPSMPGEWTAVLGGQPNLGRYCLFGNLFAAAGTGGEVFRIDRHPTMSRHPVTPMHEADLRRHLGAQGLTDIGLVPWTTPAESLSGRLDALRREGARAVLWDVAVPADLPRIGEVLWRQARRAALLTVGPSSVTEAFASAMALRAVPETTRVAPARGPVFVLAGSLSPVTAAQVRAARSFDVCRIDAARLVESDGRYRDAMAAELSRRLRAGHHTLACTVAQEASQVSQASTSSHASPSGVSALALARAGGDLLRRVLQGAEVSRMAIAGGDTSSHGMRALDAWGMTYAGTLAQGAPLCRLHSDVPAIDGMEVLLKGGQMGGEDLFESLVSGT
- a CDS encoding ribulose-bisphosphate carboxylase large subunit family protein, whose translation is MNRTLSATYLIETPLDPEQVAEVMAGEQSCGTFTRVAGETDALRARARATVESVERVGEASRASLPNAFLDRLAATDPRAGNGPWHRARVRIAFPCDNVGANLPTLAATLAGNLYDLGEVTGMRLERVAMPSAYRRQFDFPRYGIDGTRRATGVAQGALVGTILKPNVGMRADETAALVSRLCDAGVDFIKDDEVCANPVHAPLAERVPAVMAAVRAHRERTGKQVMVAFNITDETGEMLRHADLVQREGGNCVMVSLNWCGFSAVTTLRRHTPLAIHGHRNGYGAMSRDPMLGIGFQAYQALWRLAGVDHMHVHGLQGKFAQPDDEVIESALDCYAPLCVDAGDGPDDRVMPAFSSGQWAGTVPATWQALGRDDLLFMAGGGILAHPDGAGAGVQSLRDAWQAMRAGQSLDEAARHAPALAAAMRFFGR
- a CDS encoding VOC family protein; the encoded protein is MSRFFGEIRQVAYLVPDIEAAMRYWSGVLGVGPWYYNPRVPIRNYTYRGAHFEPHNAVALANAGGLQIELLQIRNDVPSMYRDFLNAGRSGAQHVAYWTENFDADLARARAAGFEVCMSGEVGENGRFVYFEDRSEEAGCHPGTTIELSEVAGPKGTLFRMIREAAAQWDGSDPVREFPDLSKL